From one Phycodurus eques isolate BA_2022a chromosome 6, UOR_Pequ_1.1, whole genome shotgun sequence genomic stretch:
- the LOC133404231 gene encoding prostaglandin E2 receptor EP1 subtype-like isoform X2, with amino-acid sequence MLALGCCNSSSSPLIPRSLNVSRGKMAARVALQMSQQANLTTGGVVVVVLPMTLGIVSNTVALFILANAYSLQRRRSKATFLLFATSLVVTDFMGHVIPGALVLRLYLSGGVRPEDSSSSDGMCQFLGGSMVFFGLCPLFMGCAMAAERCLGVTQPLLHSSLVTTTRTKMCLSAIWLAALCVALLPCLQLGSYTYQDPGTWCFIQVLGDIHEADVAFVVLFSGVGLTSLAVAVVCNSISGLTLVLARLRRKPGSHHSAKSHDIEMVVQLVGITVTSCICWCPLLIFGLMSAMHSYTGSTGEELSNYKMLLVMGVRLATWNQILDPWVYILLRRTILRKIYLIAKCQVGLGGNLFGCLDTTSPPQSEKNEK; translated from the exons ATGTTAGCTTTGGGCTGCTGCAACTCTTCATCCTCGCCGCTCATCCCTCGTTCCTTAAATGTCAGCAGAGGGAAAATGGCAGCCAGGGTGGCTCTTCAGATGTCGCAGCAGGCAAACCTGACCACCGGCGgcgttgtggtggtggtgttgcCCATGACGCTGGGCATCGTGTCCAACACCGTGGCCCTGTTTATCTTGGCGAACGCCTACTCCCTCCAGCGACGGCGCTCCAAAGCCACATTCCTCCTCTTTGCTACGTCCCTAGTAGTAACAGACTTCATGGGCCACGTGATCCCTGGTGCCCTGGTTCTGAGACTCTACCTTTCTGGAGGTGTGCGGCCGGAGGACTCCAGCTCTTCTGATGGCATGTGCCAGTTCCTGGGAGGAAGCATGGTGTTTTTCGGCCTGTGCCCGCTCTTCATGGGTTGTGCCATGGCTGCAGAGCGTTGTCTGGGTGTCACCCAGCCACTCCTGCACTCCTCCCTGGTCACAACCACCCGCACTAAAATGTGCCTGTCTGCGATTTGGCTGGCTGCTCTCTGTGTGGCCTTGCTGCCGTGCTTGCAGCTGGGCTCATACACCTATCAGGACCCAGGCACCTGGTGCTTTATTCAAGTGCTCGGCGACATTCATGAGGCGGACGTGGCATTTGTGGTGCTTTTCTCTGGGGTAGGCCTGACCTCCCTGGCTGTGGCAGTGGTGTGCAACAGCATCAGCGGACTGACGCTGGTGCTCGCTAGACTGAGGAGGAAGCCTGGGTCCCATCATTCGGCCAAGTCACATGACATTGAGATGGTGGTGCAGCTGGTGGGAATTACAGTCACCTCGTGCATATGCTGGTGTCCTCTGCTG ATCTTTGGCCTGATGTCCGCGATGCACTCCTACACAGGATCTACTGGAGAAGAACTTTCCAACTACAAAATGCTACTGGTAATGGGTGTGAGACTGGCCACGTGGAACCAGATCCTGGACCCCTGGGTCTACATCCTGCTGCGCCGAACTATCCTACGGAAAATCTACCTCATTGCAAAGTGCCAAGTGGGCCTGGGGGGTAATTTATTTGGATGCTTAGACACTACATCTCCTCCTCAGTCGGAGAAGAATGAAAAATGA
- the pgam1b gene encoding phosphoglycerate mutase 1b: MAAYKLVLVRHGESCWNQENRFCGWFDADLSETGEQEAKRGGQALKDAGYEFDICYTSVLKRAIRTLWFVLDGIDQMWLPVHRTWRLNERHYGGLTGLNKAETAAKHGEAQVKIWRRSFDIPPPPMDEGHDFYQTISKDRRYADLTEDQLPTCESLKDTIARALPFWNDEIVPQIKEGKRVLIAAHGNSLRGIVKHLEGMSEEAIMELNLPTGIPVVYELDKNLKPIGPMQFLGDKETVQKAMAAVAAQGKAKK; the protein is encoded by the exons ATGGCAGCGTACAAGCTGGTGCTGGTCCGCCACGGAGAAAGCTGCTGGAACCAGGAGAACCGCTTCTGCGGATGGTTCGACGCGGACTTGAGCGAGACGGGGGAGCAGGAGGCCAAGAGAGGAGGACAGGCCTTGAAAG ATGCTGGCTACGAGTTTGATATTTGCTACACCTCTGTTCTTAAGAGGGCCATCCGCACTCTGTGGTTTGTTCTGGACGGCATCGATCAGATGTGGTTGCCAGTGCACAGGACCTGGCGCCTCAATGAGCGCCACTACGGTGGTCTGACTGGCCTGAACAAGGCTGAAACAGCAGCTAAACATGGAGAGGCACAAGTCAAGATTTGGAGGCGCTCTTTTGACATCCCTCCCCCACCCATGGATGAAGGCCATGACTTCTATCAGACCATAAGCAAG GACCGACGTTATGCCGATCTGACAGAGGACCAGCTTCCAACTTGTGAGAGCCTGAAGGACACCATTGCTAGGGCTCTTCCATTTTGGAACGACGAGATAGTTCCACAGATCAAAGAAGGGAAGAGGGTGCTGATTGCCGCCCACGGCAACAGTCTCCGTGGCATTGTCAAGCACCTTGAGG GTATGTCTGAGGAGGCCATCATGGAGCTGAACCTTCCTACAGGTATTCCTGTTGTGTATGAGTTGGACAAAAACTTAAAGCCCATAGGACCCATGCAGTTTCTGGGAGATAAAGAGACTGTACAGAAAGCCATGGCTGCTGTGGCGGCTCAGggtaaagcaaaaaaataa
- the pi4k2a gene encoding LOW QUALITY PROTEIN: phosphatidylinositol 4-kinase type 2-alpha (The sequence of the model RefSeq protein was modified relative to this genomic sequence to represent the inferred CDS: deleted 1 base in 1 codon) — protein MDETSPLVSPLRDSNDFSYGPAEPTSPRGAFGGTPGSVVRIPAGSPSRSRERQPLLDRDRGTSPRDPLRNEFPEDPEFREIIRKAERAIEEGIYPERIYQGSSGSYFVKDSHGKIIGVFKPKNEEPYGQLNPKWTKWLQKLCCPCCFGRDCLVLNQGYLSEAGASLVDQKLELNIVPRTKVVYLASETFNYSAIDRVKSRGKRLALEKVPKVGQRFHRIGLPPKVGSFQLFVDGYKDADFWLRRFEAEPLPENTNRQLQLQFERLVVLDYIIRNTGMGNDNWLLKYDCPMDPVGNRETDWVVVKDPIIKLAAIDNGLAFPLKHPDSWRAYPFYWAWLSQAKVPFSQEIRELVQPKLSDPNFIKDLEEDLYELFKKDPGFDRGQFHKQVAVMRGQILNLCQALKDDKTPLQLVQMPPVIVETARAPQRANSESYTQSFQSRRPFFTWW, from the exons ATGGACGAGACGAGTCCGCTTGTCTCTCCGCTACGCGACTCAAATGATTTCAGCTACGGTCCCGCAGAGCCCACCAGCCCGCGGGGCGCCTTTGGAGGAACGCCGGGCTCTGTGGTGCGCATCCCCGCCGGCAGTCCGAGTCGCAGCCGGGAAAGACAGCCGCTTCTGGACCGGGACCGA GGAACCTCACCGCGGGATCCTCTCCGGAACGAATTCCCGGAGGATCCCGAGTTCAGAGAGATCATCCGCAAGGCCGAGCGAGCCATCGAGGAGGGGATCTACCCAGAGAGGATCTACCAAGGATCCAGTGGTAGCTATTTTGTCAAAGACTCTCACGGG AAGATCATTGGTGTGTTCAAACCTAAGAATGAAGAGCCCTACGGCCAGCTTAACCCCAAATGGACTAAGTGGCTCCAGAAACTGTGCTGTCCATGCTGTTTTGGTCGCGACTGTTTAGTTCTCAATCAGGGCTATCTCTCAGAGGCCGGCGCTAGCCTGGTCGACCAGAAACTTGAGCTCAATATCGTTCCCAGGACCAag GTGGTATACTTGGCGAGTGAAACTTTCAACTACAGCGCCATAGACAGGGTCAAGTCTCGAGGGAAAAGGCTCGCTTTGGAGAAGGTGCCAAAAGTGGGTCAGCGCTTCCATAGGATTGGACTGCCTCCTAAG GTTGGCTCCTTCCAGCTCTTTGTGGACGGGTACAAGGATGCAGATTTCTGGCTTCGCAGGTTTGAAGCCGAGCCTCTGCCGGAGAACACCAACCGTCAGCTTCAGCTGCAGTTCGAACGGCTTGTAGTCCTCGATTACATCATCAGGAACACAGGCAT GGGAAATGACAACTGGCTTCTCAAATATGACTGCCCGATGGACCCTGTGGGGAACAGG GAAACAGACTGGGTTGTAGTGAAGGACCCAATAATCAAGCTGGCAGCCATAGACAATGGTCTTGCCTTTCCTCTCAAACATCCTGACTCCTGGAGAGCAT ATCCTTTCTACTGGGCATGGCTCTCCCAAGCCAAAGTTCCTTTCTCCCAAGAAATCCGAGAGCTGGTCCAACCAAAACTCTCTGACCCAAATTTTATCAAAGACCTCGAAGAGGACCTCTATGAACTATTCAAA AAAGACCCTGGTTTTGACAGAGGACAATTCCATAAGCAGGTTGCTGTCATGAGGGGGCAG ATTCTGAACCTGTGCCAAGCCCTAAAGGATGATAAAACGCCGCTGCAGTTGGTCCAGATGCCCCCGGTGATTGTTGAAACTGCCAGAGCCCCCCAACGAGCAAATAGTGAGTCATACACACAGAGTTTCCAGAGTAGAAGACCTTTCTTCACCTGGTGGTAG
- the LOC133404231 gene encoding prostaglandin E2 receptor EP1 subtype-like isoform X1 encodes MTRLQSRSSMPSARMDTLFKHGPQQPQCSVMLALGCCNSSSSPLIPRSLNVSRGKMAARVALQMSQQANLTTGGVVVVVLPMTLGIVSNTVALFILANAYSLQRRRSKATFLLFATSLVVTDFMGHVIPGALVLRLYLSGGVRPEDSSSSDGMCQFLGGSMVFFGLCPLFMGCAMAAERCLGVTQPLLHSSLVTTTRTKMCLSAIWLAALCVALLPCLQLGSYTYQDPGTWCFIQVLGDIHEADVAFVVLFSGVGLTSLAVAVVCNSISGLTLVLARLRRKPGSHHSAKSHDIEMVVQLVGITVTSCICWCPLLIFGLMSAMHSYTGSTGEELSNYKMLLVMGVRLATWNQILDPWVYILLRRTILRKIYLIAKCQVGLGGNLFGCLDTTSPPQSEKNEK; translated from the exons atgacacgactacAAAGCCGATCTTCgatgccaagtgcacgtatggacac CCTCTTCAAGCATGGCCCACAACAGCCTCAGTGTTCAGTCATGTTAGCTTTGGGCTGCTGCAACTCTTCATCCTCGCCGCTCATCCCTCGTTCCTTAAATGTCAGCAGAGGGAAAATGGCAGCCAGGGTGGCTCTTCAGATGTCGCAGCAGGCAAACCTGACCACCGGCGgcgttgtggtggtggtgttgcCCATGACGCTGGGCATCGTGTCCAACACCGTGGCCCTGTTTATCTTGGCGAACGCCTACTCCCTCCAGCGACGGCGCTCCAAAGCCACATTCCTCCTCTTTGCTACGTCCCTAGTAGTAACAGACTTCATGGGCCACGTGATCCCTGGTGCCCTGGTTCTGAGACTCTACCTTTCTGGAGGTGTGCGGCCGGAGGACTCCAGCTCTTCTGATGGCATGTGCCAGTTCCTGGGAGGAAGCATGGTGTTTTTCGGCCTGTGCCCGCTCTTCATGGGTTGTGCCATGGCTGCAGAGCGTTGTCTGGGTGTCACCCAGCCACTCCTGCACTCCTCCCTGGTCACAACCACCCGCACTAAAATGTGCCTGTCTGCGATTTGGCTGGCTGCTCTCTGTGTGGCCTTGCTGCCGTGCTTGCAGCTGGGCTCATACACCTATCAGGACCCAGGCACCTGGTGCTTTATTCAAGTGCTCGGCGACATTCATGAGGCGGACGTGGCATTTGTGGTGCTTTTCTCTGGGGTAGGCCTGACCTCCCTGGCTGTGGCAGTGGTGTGCAACAGCATCAGCGGACTGACGCTGGTGCTCGCTAGACTGAGGAGGAAGCCTGGGTCCCATCATTCGGCCAAGTCACATGACATTGAGATGGTGGTGCAGCTGGTGGGAATTACAGTCACCTCGTGCATATGCTGGTGTCCTCTGCTG ATCTTTGGCCTGATGTCCGCGATGCACTCCTACACAGGATCTACTGGAGAAGAACTTTCCAACTACAAAATGCTACTGGTAATGGGTGTGAGACTGGCCACGTGGAACCAGATCCTGGACCCCTGGGTCTACATCCTGCTGCGCCGAACTATCCTACGGAAAATCTACCTCATTGCAAAGTGCCAAGTGGGCCTGGGGGGTAATTTATTTGGATGCTTAGACACTACATCTCCTCCTCAGTCGGAGAAGAATGAAAAATGA